From Erigeron canadensis isolate Cc75 chromosome 8, C_canadensis_v1, whole genome shotgun sequence, one genomic window encodes:
- the LOC122609764 gene encoding uncharacterized protein LOC122609764 isoform X2: protein MFITNLIKSKLTSALQPWLLQELELELKLGFLRSHVIAKNLRFDTLKLNNAVLDDSSSFYFTEFRIDELTLRIDYWSAPAFIWHVQGFHVTISPRGVERKGKVRELSEVLLEEKKRVLCEIDPEGSALHDIMEKLADIAPSKSQTTSLPKLILNYCSLQMCDINLHLHSSISGDSFEFFWETKELNVDSRIVRPPSFLRGYMNSLLAYQKESYFDLEIVGSNIRLKSHDRVSLVCYSSDIICSLKLNDLQLIQLQGSVEELVFLFSPADVFTISVIMRELSRKSSPIRNGRQLWKETATRIKSTRRWSIRKLANVVCLWLHYVSALEKLFSLVGYPMGAMIKQSTVKMSEDATWSKSFRCQWDIISEIEKELPAPGIALARRVVRSRTVKNVVSSEKELPVTKYLEYFQQTCHLLFLLWSFFCMILNTIIFWLLLRSSFAADPNKDRTGALPEDSCLNHCYSLNLGKVSITISPDNAIPSIGKKIVLGRRVSHLDLISFSIVFDTIILLYNENICEHHLTFSCGSFEVISSSVAGASTNKHKYSIKGRKKSEVLDSKTILSSKPAVYTEMVTLPILESLINQTWSNWNLSCAEFEKTTDEHLKKPFILCEIKHMLTDQDRSSLSYFFSNCCLVLGELNVFLGYSSTLSLTLLLRQIQDAFSSPASYQRTKALISPATPSEGSPMRVWDYHSFIDEMEKTIHRVLPERVIQFGVYIVGPQIHVSLRKDSFQSRAINLHEEVDDIHLSFNCKNIELIISPNLAANSTLVKELEIADLAKSDERYQCQEQIMLDASLIIHGMNAYLDDSPKLQRSQIITLKPIRIQISTVRNDTWSFGESIRAFSVNLHGSASGISGLIFADELSVLSEAVNGLMFSLSRDINTIGSSNSESFHYINSRETLVGGSEKEMLVTTSTGSSLVIRRILYTLKCTSEIQLVDIVVHKSRKVSTMENQMTISESFTNQNLSVHFLPDNGIQICLQQMHMKFLYEKKRGKMDGLADLFGLRAVLFRYENDVMNNYLVPQSQDVCELSVSNCIFNLSLTHLPSELSLSNRVAENSGSGSKISHTMVDPILANISQEPIAQPHKGGEDAGLAQSTVAPVSNTCLQARISSTEVCMVGCPLKDVVVGKHQSSKLEIFLSAEGGSQTSIFCRCQGGIFFLDTVSAVMFSQCGNSYIRRIRHLLRGQPSYQENLPDASSANITMTEAQLGVWNIPEDFTIDLSQFYLALIARDESGRIQQLLFGADMKLDLKVVNMRKKFSFGLSQLSILSRVLQESTKHQDSGVQTPVMSSSTSSDASYYLISKDMRAALEQTDEIHSVATDGSSSSSDSHQASESYILKKLSCFLEAEEPVRWDSSNSLTLNPWVGSGSISGFDVTVSLRELQMMLSVAELSGVSTKETTANVQRRHLYNGEESERKLEKMVQDGSLVAIQDVHQHMYIVIEGTERKYHLAGAMHYSLAQELSLFRVKYHYQRIWKSSYLWFTLTSLCAKSESGEPLQLNCNSRSNFVELSSPGNSGTALWRSQPYNSTSSEDDSELGVYENADKSLFYLMNKKNNCPIAFVEGVLEFVSTPGNPFKWKVFQDFPLARDPLMIDNFPVKESRNGAQDTLQADKKKSFIDFTIDKISWTIYHELSDTTEKFPLLQMSMLAPEFIIQIMNAKTRVMAKLIVDLYSFDAQRNLWSTLLHPVEVSIFWRSRFQSRGLGTASHGMPVHFYARVQEFRVTIIELALDILLFVIGNLNLAGPYAVQSSVILANCCKVENQTDLSVFCQFLDKQCATIPRKQSTTVFLRNLALDQPPEASFVSIQLADRGDFLTLPIKFSLFKAGTFAWRTRIVSKNDSKTFPGPLIIVEISWKSEDGLSIVVSPLLRVHNKTDFLIELRFQRPEQQENQHASVVVKAGDTIDDSTAAFNAIKASGGSKKALISLSVGNFNFSFRPKISGDSMGWSDELKGGKAARLSGLFDKISYHVRKAFPVESAKSSFSTARTDSKSEDGQVDNLHFLIQSTKRDVPISQSERRASNVALLEQKEIFILPTVQICNLLESEIHVVLSDKDRYFPQDPGNTSKQATIPRGSSVNLYANPEAMFFTVTLTEFGLSCNPVNCGDWAIKLLKKKKDNQNLDMELNFGDGRYFGSLRLSCARMGILEAAIFTPYTLRNNNDFGLYCLASNHNPLSRDEAEELDSQGYSRLGALLPPKSAISWFFRTNKVSLKLLDDKATEKALLDLDAISGLTEINLEVEEAGLKYITKLGVSLHSSSGKVVPSQVVSLSPRYVVLNESDEVITLRQCNLENDMEGMSTVGSKQRKALRLCNRMIKKRETGIFENFIRKHRNAEDDAMLFIQFRLTDAGLGWSGPVCVASMGRFFLKFRRSVNENDQEIAREGNGQEFAAVIVSEENSSLVLRFHRPPNMNLPYRIENCLRDASITYYQKGSTEIETLGSSKQVNYVWDDLSRTHKLVIQISDLHLLREVNLDKVRAWKSFYKVGQHRALGFNSSLNKKAGTSLGHLNDMDMVNLGYEVYADGLTRVLRICERNDSRKLDRGFYPGAKVTFRVSRFAINFCERTKQEEDPDQSFVYTPIIVMRLSNISLDSMFTDQQILNQIRVQSISVDQKWVGAPFAAMLRRHQTGFTDTHDSMLRVVLILLPSTSNIRQIKYSSIVLQPVDLNLDEETLMRIVPFYRRSLSDPNAPSQQYYFDHFEIHPVKIIASFLPGDSYYSYNSTQETLRSLLHSVIKIPEIKNKTVELNGVLVTHALITIRELSIKCAQHYSWYVMRAIYIAKGSPLLPPAFASIFDDLASSSLDVFFDPSSGLVKLPGLTLGTFKLLSKCIDGKGFSGTKRYLGDLGKTLKTAGSNILFAAVTEVSDSVLKGAETSGFNGMFNGFQQGILKLAMEPSVLGSAFTEGGPDRKIKLDRNPGIDELYIEGYLQAMLDTMYKHEYLRVRVIDDQVVLKNLPPNSVLIDEIMDHVKGFLISKTLLKGETSSSHPLHHLRGDNEWRIGPTILTLCEHLFVNFAIGWLRKQASELTSKIKWEGKFNAGDEQAIVQVSTPKQQSKASVLKWGVGRFVFAGIVAYIDGRLCRSIPNPVARRIVSGFVLSFLDKNDDK from the exons AGTGATTATGAGAGAATTATCAAGGAAATCATCGCCTATAAGAAATGGTAGGCAACTCTGGAAAGAAACTGCAACTAGAATTAAGTCAACACGTAGATGGTCAATCCGGAAATTAGCTAATGTTGTTTGCCTATGGTTGCACTATGTAAGTGCTTTGGAGAAATTGTTTTCATTAGTTGGATATCCTATGGGGGCTATGATAAAACAATCCACTGTAAAGATGTCTGAAGATGCGACGTGGTCGAAATCCTTTAGATGCCAATGGGACATAATTTCTGAAATTGAGAAAGAATTACCAGCTCCTGGTATCGCACTGGCACGCCGGGTAGTCAGAAGCAGAACAGTAAAAAATGTTGTCTCGAGTGAAAAGGAGCTTCCGGTCACCAAGTACTTGGAGTACTTCCAACAGACTTGCCATTTACTTTTTCTTCTATGGAGTTTCTTCTGTATGATATTAAATACGATAATTTTCTGGCTGCTATTGAGAAGTTCTTTTGCTGCCGATCCTAACAAGGATAGGACCGGAGCTCTTCCAGAAGATTCCTGCCTGAATCATTGTTATAGTCTAAATTTAGGGAAAGTTTCTATCACCATTTCCCCTGATAATGCGATACCTTCCATCGGTAAAAAGATTGTTTTGGGCAGGAGAGTTTCACACTTGGATCTAATTTCTTTCTCTATAGTATTTGATACAATTATCCTTCTTTACAATGAAAATATCTGTGAGCATCATTTGACTTTCTCCTGTGGGAGCTTTGAGGTTATTTCTTCATCTGTGGCAGGAGCTAGCACAAATAAGCATAAATATTCCATAAAAGGGCGTAAGAAGTCTGAAGTTTTAGATTCAAAAACTATCTTATCGAGTAAACCCGCTGTTTATACTGAAATGGTCACTCTCCCAATCCTAGAAAGCCTCATAAATCAAACGTGGTCAAATTGGAATCTGTCTTGTGCAGAATTTGAAAAAACCACCGATGAGCACTTAAAAAAACCTTTCATTCTCTGTGAAATTAAGCATATGTTGACAGATCAGGACCGCAGTAGTTTGAGTTATTTCTTTTCCAACTGTTGTTTGGTATTAGGCGAGTTGAACGTCTTTTTGGGGTATTCATCAACATTATCGTTAACTCTACTTCTTCGGCAAATACAAGATGCTTTCAGTTCGCCTGCGAGTTATCAGAGGACTAAAGCACTCATATCTCCTGCAACGCCATCTGAGGGGTCACCAATGAGAGTTTGGGATTATCATTCCTTTATTGATGAAATGGAAAAGACAATACATAGAGTATTACCAGAAAGGGTTATTCAGTTTGGAGTATACATTGTCGGTCCTCAAATCCATGTATCACTGAGAAAGGACAGTTTTCAAAGTAGGGCTATAAATTTGCATGAAGAAGTAGATGATATTCACCTATCTTTTAATTGTAAAAACATTGAACTCATTATATCACCGAATCTAGCAGCTAATTCCACATTAGTAAAGGAACTTGAAATAGCTGACCTGGCTAAGTCGGATGAACGCTACCAGTGTCAAGAGCAAATAATGCTTGATGCCTCGTTGATAATTCATGGTATGAACGCTTACCTTGATGACTCGCCTAAACTCCAACGGTCTCAGATTATCACATTAAAGCCAATAAGGATTCAAATTTCAACCGTAAG GAATGATACCTGGTCTTTTGGAGAAAGTATACGTGCTTTCTCTGTAAACCTGCATGGGAGTGCTTCAGGGATCTCTGGTCTAATATTTGCTGATGAGTTATCTGTTTTATCTGAG GCGGTTAATGGTTTGATGTTTTCTTTGTCTCGTGATATCAACACAATTGGCTCCTCCAATTCTGAAAGTTTTCACTACATAAATAGTCGTGAGACATTGGTTGGTGGTTCTGAAAAAGAGATGCTGGTGACTACAAGTACTGGATCATCGTTAGTCATTCGAAGGATTCTATATACTCTTAAATGCACATCTGAAATCCAGTTAGTGGATATAGTAGTTCATAAGTCAAGGAAGGTCAGTACCATGGAGAATCAAATGACTATCTCAGAATCGTTTACAAACCAGAACTTGTCTGTGCACTTCTTGCCTGACAATGGTATTCAGATATGTTTACAGCAAATGCATATGAAATTTTTGTACGAAAAGAAAAGAGGGAAAATGGACGGGCTTGCTGATCTTTTTGGGTTACGAGCTGTTCTTTTCAGATACGAAAATGATGTCATGAATAACTATCTTGTGCCACAATCTCAGGATGTATGTGAATTGTCAGTTTCCAATTGCATATTCAATTTATCTTTGACACATCTTCCGAGTGAGTTATCATTGTCTAACAGAGTAGCTGAAAACTCTGGTTCTGGAAGTAAAATTTCACACACTATGGTAGATCCCATTTTGGCAAATATTTCTCAAGAGCCAATTGCTCAACCTCATAAAGGTGGTGAGGACGCCGGTCTTGCTCAGTCGACTGTAGCTCCAGTGTCAAATACTTGTTTACAGGCAAGAATTTCCTCAACTGAAGTTTGTATGGTAGGATGCCCTTTAAAGGATGTAGTAGTTGGAAAACATCAGTCCAGTAAGCTAGAGATATTTCTTTCTGCTGAGGGTGGCAGTCAAACTAGTATTTTTTGCCGCTGTCAG GGAGGCATTTTCTTCCTCGACACCGTATCAGCTGTGATGTTTTCTCAATGTGGAAATTCATACATACGTCGCATCAGACATCTTTTACGTGGTCAACCGTCATATCAGGAAAACCTACCAGATGCCAGTAGCGCAAATATTACTATGACTGAGGCTCAGTTAGGAGTGTGGAATATTCCAGAAGATTTTACCATAGATCTCTCTCAATTTTATCTTGCATTAATTGCTAGAGATGAATCTG GAAGAATTCAACAACTTTTGTTTGGTGCTGACATGAAATTGGACCTTAAAGTTGTCAATATGAGGAAAAAGTTTTCGTTTGGTCTTTCGCAACTGTCCATTCTTTCTCGTGTTCTTCAAGAATCCACTAAACATCAAGATAGTGGTGTTCAGACTCCTGTAATGTCTTCTAGCACGTCTAGTGATGCATCTTATTATTTAATATCAAAAGACATGCGAGCAGCATTAGAACAGACGGATGAGATTCATTCTGTAGCAACTGATGGAAGCAGCTCCAGTTCTGATTCCCATCAAGCCTCTGAAAGCTACATCTTGAAAAAGTTAAGTTGTTTCCTAGAAGCTGAGGAGCCTGTGCGATGGGATTCTTCAAATTCTCTGACATTAAATCCTTGGGTTGGTAGTGGTTCTATTTCAGGTTTTGATGTGACAGTATCCTTGCGCGAGCTACAA ATGATGCTTTCAGTTGCTGAACTTTCCGGGGTCTCCACAAAAGAAACAACTGCCAACGTGCAGCGAAGGCATTTGTATAATGGCGAGGAGTCTGAGAGAAAGTTGGAGAAGATGGTCCAAGATG GGAGTCTCGTTGCAATCCAAGATGTCCATCAGCATATGTATATTGTTATAGAAGGTACAGAAAGAAAGTATCATTTGGCTGGTGCAATGCATTATTCACTTGCTCAAGAGTTGTCTCTTTTCAGG GTGAAGTAtcattatcaaagaatatgGAAGTCATCATATTTATGGTTCACTTTGACTTCATTATGCGCCAAGAGTGAATCTGGGGAACCCCTGCAGTTGAACTGTAATTCTAGATCGAACTTTGTTGAACTTTCCAGCCCTGGTAACAGTGGGACAGCACTTTGGCGGTCACAGCCTTACAATTCTACAAGTTCTGAAGATGATAGTGAGCTAGGCGTGTACGAAAATGCAGATAAAAGCTTATTTTACCTAATGAATAAGAAGAATAATTGTCCTATAGCTTTTGTTGAAGGTGTGCTAGAATTTGTAAGCACGCCTGGAAATCCATTCAAGTGGAAAGTTTTTCAGGATTTTCCTTTGGCTCGTGATCCATTAATGATAGATAACTTCCCAGTGAAGGAATCTAGGAATGGTGCACAAGATACTTTACAAGCGGATAAAAAGAAGTCCTTCATTGATTTCACGATTGACAAAATTTCTTGGACCATCTATCATGAGCTTTCTGATACAACGGAAAAGTTCCCACTTCTCCAGATGTCTATGCTTGCTCCTGAATTTATCATACAGATAATGAATGCAAAAACGAGGGTGATGGCCAAACTTATAGTTGATCTATACTCGTTTGATGCCCAGAGAAATTTATG GAGTACGCTTCTACATCCAGTTGAAGTAAGTATTTTCTGGAGATCTAGGTTTCAAAGCCGTGGTTTAGGAACTGCTTCACATGGAATGCCTGTCCACTTCTATGCTAGAGTTCAAGAG TTTCGTGTAACCATAATCGAGCTCGCACTGGACATACTTCTGTTTGTGATTGGAAATCTGAATTTGGCTGGTCCTTATGCAGTTCAAAGCTCTGTGATCTTAGCGAACTGCTGCAAG GTTGAGAACCAAACAGACTTATCTGTGTTTTGCCAGTTTTTGGATAAACAGTGTGCTACAATACCCAGAAAACAGTCAACAACTGTGTTTTTAAG GAACTTGGCTTTAGATCAACCACCAGAAGCATCATTTGTATCGATTCAACTTGCCGATCGAGGAGATTTTTTGACCCTTCCGATTAAATTTTCACTATTTAAAGCTGGAACATTTGCTTGGAGAACACGTATAGTTTCTAAAAATG ATTCCAAGACATTCCCCGGGCCACTCATTATAGTAGAAATTTCATGGAAATCCGAG GATGGATTGTCCATTGTCGTCTCTCCGTTGTTAAGAGTACATAATAAAACGGATTTCCTTATTGAGCTCCGATTTCAACGCCCGGAGCAACAAGAAAATCAGCATGCTTCTGTAGTGGTTAAGGCAGGGGATACAATTGATGATTCCACGGCAGCTTTTAATGCCATTAAAGCTTCTGGTGGATCAAAGAAGGCGTTGATATCTTTAAGTGTCG GTAATTTCAATTTCTCCTTCAGACCTAAAATTTCTGGCGACTCAATGGGATGGTCTGACGAACTTAAAGGTGGAAAGGCTGCTCGGCTCTCCGgattatttgataaaataagTTACCATGTACGGAAGGCTTTTCCTGTTGAATCAGCAAAATCATCCTTCAGCACAGCTCGTACTGATTCAAAATCAGAAGACGGGCAAGTTGATAATTTGCACTTCTTAATTCAGAGCACCAAAAGAGATGTACCTATTTCACAATCAGAAAGAAGGGCTTCAAATGTTGCACTACTTGAGcaaaaagaaatatttattCTTCCGACTGTACAAATATGTAATCTATTAGAGTCTGAGATACACGTTGTTTTGAGTGATAAAG ATCGCTATTTTCCTCAGGATCCCGGGAACACGAGCAAGCAGGCAACCATTCCTCGTGGGTCAAGTGTTAATTTGTATGCCAATCCTGAGGCAATGTTCTTTACTGTTACTTTGACTGAGTTTGGATTAAGCTGTAACCCCGTAAATTGTGGTGATTGGGCTATAAAGTTactgaagaagaaaaaagataatcAAAACTTGGACATGGAGTTGAACTTCGGTGATGGAAGATATTTTGGTTCTTTAAGGTTGTCTTGCGCGCGTATGGGCATATTGGAG GCTGCTATATTTACACCATACACACTGAGGAACAacaatgattttggtttatatTGTCTTGCATCAAACCATAATCCTCTATCCAG AGATGAAGCCGAAGAACTCGATTCTCAAGGATATTCTCGACTTGGAGCTTTACTTCCTCCTAAGTCAGCTATATCATGGTTTTTTAG AACAAACAAGGTGTCCCTGAAATTGTTGGATGACAAAGCAACTGAAAAGGCGTTATTGGACTTGGATGCAATATCGGGCCTTACAGAGATTAATCTAGAAGTGGAAGAAGCAGGACTTAAGTATATTACAAAGTTGGGTGTTTCATTACATTCATCTTCTGGGAAAGTAGTTCCATCACAAGTAGTATCGTTGAGTCCAAGATATGTAGTGCTGAATGAATCAGATGAAGTGATCACTCTCCGTCAGTGTAACTTGGAG AATGACATGGAGGGCATGTCTACTGTCGGCAGTAAACAGAGAAAAGCATTACGACTTTGCAACAGAATGATCAAGAAGAGGGAAACCGGCATTTTTGAGAACTTCATTAGAAAGCATAGAAATGCTGAAGATGATGCGATGCTGTTTATTCAGTTTCGACTAACTGATGCTGGATTGGGTTGGTCGGGTCCTGTATGTGTTGCTTCAATGGGTagattttttctaaaatttcgTAGATCTGTAAATGAAAATGACCAAGAAATTGCAAGAGAAGGAAATGGACAAGAGTTTGCTGCTGTTATTGTTTCAGAAGAGAATTCTTCTCTTGTTTTACGCTTCCACAGACCACCCAACATGAATTTGCCTTACAGGATTGAGAATTGTTTGCGTGATGCATCTATAACTTACTACCAGAAG GGTTCGACCGAAATCGAGACTTTGGGATCTTCAAAGCAAGTTAATTATGTCTGGGACGATTTATCTCGTACTCATAAGCTGGTCATCCAAATAAGTG ATTTGCATCTGCTACGTGAAGTGAACTTGGACAAGGTGCGAGCATGGAAATCCTTCTATAAAGTGGGACAACATAGAGCATTGGGGTTTAATTCCTCCCTAAATAAAAAGGCGGGAACAAGTCTTGGTCACTTAAATGATATGGATATGGTGAATTTGGGTTATGAAGTTTATGCAGATGGCCTCACTAGAGTTCTTAGAATTTGTGAACGTAATGATAGCCGCAAACTGGATAGAGGATTCTATCCTGGCGCTAAAGTTACATTTAGGGTCTCCAGGTTTGCAATCAACTTCTGTGAACGTACCAAGCAG GAAGAAGACCCGGATCAATCATTTGTCTACACACCAATCATTGTTATGCGGCTTAGTAATATCAGTCTCGATTCCATGTTTACTGATCAGCAAATACTTAATCAGATTAGGGTTCAG TCTATAAGTGTAGATCAGAAGTGGGTAGGTGCTCCTTTTGCTGCAATGCTCCGTAGGCATCAAACAGGATTCACGGATACACACGACAGCATGCTCCGTGTAGTGCTCATTCTGCTCCCGTCTACTTCCAATATCCGACAAATAAAATACTCATCCATTGTTCTTCAG CCAGTTGACTTGAATCTGGATGAGGAAACCCTAATGAGGATCGTCCCTTTCTACAGAAGATCACTCAGTGACCCAAATGCTCCCAGTCAGCAGTATTACTTTGATCATTTTGAGATACACCCAGTCAAG ATCATAGCAAGCTTTCTACCTGGAGATTCATATTACAGTTATAATTCAACACAGGAGACACTCAGGTCCTTGCTGCACAGTGTCATAAAG ATTCctgaaataaaaaacaagacGGTCGAGCTGAATGGTGTCCTTGTTACTCATGCTTTGATTACTATACGTGAACTTTCTATCAAGTGTGCACAACATTATTCATG GTATGTAATGCGAGCAATCTACATAGCAAAAGGAAGCCCATTGCTTCCCCCAGCTTTTGCCTCAATTTTTGATGACCTGGCTTCTTCATCTCTCGATGTTTTTTTTGATCCTTCAAGTGGCTTGGTCAAGCTTCCTGGGCTCACCTTAG GTACGTTCAAGCTTCTCAGTAAATGCATTGATGGTAAAGGATTCTCTGGGACCAAGCGTTATTTAGGTGATTTAGGGAAAACT CTTAAAACGGCTGGATCCAATATACTTTTTGCTGCTGTCACCGAGGTTTCAGACTCGGTGCTGAAGGGAGCAGAAACTAGCGGTTTTAATGGAATG TTTAATGGTTTTCAACAAGGAATACTGAAATTGGCAATGGAACCGTCTGTACTTGGGAGTGCTTTTACTGAAGGTGGTCCAGATCGAAAAATTAAGCTTGATCGTAATCCCGGCATTGATGAG TTATATATCGAAGGATATTTACAAGCTATGTTGGATACAATGTATAAACACGAATATCTTAGAGTGAGAGTGATTGATGACCAG GTTGTCCTGAAGAACCTGCCACCGAACAGCGTACTTATAGATGAAATTATGGACCATGTGAAGGGCTTCCTCATCAGCAAGACATTGTTGAAAGGAGAGACTTCATCCTCTCATCCATTGCACCATCTTAGAGGGGACAAT GAATGGAGAATTGGTCCAACAATTTTGACTTTGTGTGAGCACCTCTTTGTAAATTTTGCAATCGGATGGCTGAGAAAGCAGGCTAGTGAGCTGACATCCAAAATCAAATGGGAGGGTAAGTTTAACGCTGGTGATGAACAAGCTATTGTCCAGGTATCCACCCCAAAACAGCAGAGTAAGGCATCTGTATTGAAGTGGGGTGTTGGAAGGTTTGTTTTTGCAGGTATTGTTGCATATATTGATGGTAGGTTATGTCGTAGTATTCCTAATCCTGTAGCTAGGCGCATCGTTAGTGGTTTTGTGTTGagttttcttgacaaaaatgatgataaatga